Proteins from one Oscillatoria nigro-viridis PCC 7112 genomic window:
- a CDS encoding DUF3288 family protein, whose amino-acid sequence MDSVEKTQDQQHPQYKRDRASVDSLLAGEATDYNLSELARLIIRYRGFPGARDIQSDLKKVLQKWNYTEESLYEKTRKIHAKGEVYRKQKSDQEDWL is encoded by the coding sequence ATGGATTCAGTAGAAAAAACTCAAGATCAGCAGCATCCGCAATACAAGCGCGATCGAGCCAGTGTCGATAGTTTATTAGCAGGAGAAGCAACCGACTACAATTTATCAGAATTAGCAAGATTAATAATTCGCTACCGAGGCTTTCCCGGCGCTAGAGATATTCAATCCGACTTAAAAAAAGTCCTGCAAAAATGGAATTATACCGAAGAAAGTCTTTACGAAAAAACCCGTAAAATTCACGCCAAAGGTGAAGTTTACAGGAAACAAAAAAGCGATCAAGAAGATTGGCTTTAA
- the gyrB gene encoding DNA topoisomerase (ATP-hydrolyzing) subunit B, producing MTSSYSADQIQVLEGLEAVRKRPGMYIGTTGPRGLHHLVYEVVDNSIDEALAGHCTHIEIDLNADGSVTVTDDGRGIPTGIVAKTGKSGIETVMTVLHAGGKFGGGGYKVSGGLHGVGISVVNALSEWVEVTVWLDQKEHLQRYERGNPVTELKVKPNKGTRTGTSVSFLPDTQIFTTGIEFDYTTLAGRLRELGYLNAGVRITFSDHRLALLKSSEPHIETYCYEGGIKEYIAYMNREKQPLHDEVIYVQGERNNVQIEVALQWCVDAFSDNVLGFANNIRTIDGGTHLEGLKAVLTRTMNSIARKRNKIKENEPNLAGENVREGLTAVISVKVPDPEFEGQTKTKLGNTEVRGIVDSLVGEVLTEYLEFRPQVADAILEKAIQAFKAAEAARRARDLVRRKSVLESSPLPGKLADCSSRDPALSEIYLVEGDSAGGSAKQGRDRQFQAILPLRGKILNIEKTDDAKIYKNNEIQSLITALGLGIKGEEFDPAQLRYHHIVIMTDADVDGAHIRTLLLTFFYRYQRALVEQGYIYIACPPLYKVERGRNHYYCYSDREMNNLVRNEFPANANYTVQRFKGLGEMMPTQLWDTTMNPETRTLKRVEIEDAAEADRIFTILMGDRVAPRREFIETYGPKLNLLDLDI from the coding sequence ATGACCAGCAGCTACAGCGCCGACCAGATTCAAGTTCTCGAAGGTCTCGAAGCAGTCCGTAAACGACCGGGGATGTACATCGGTACCACCGGCCCGCGAGGACTCCACCATCTAGTTTACGAGGTTGTGGACAATTCCATAGATGAGGCGCTGGCTGGCCACTGCACTCACATTGAGATTGACCTCAACGCCGACGGTTCCGTTACCGTGACAGACGACGGCCGGGGTATTCCGACCGGCATCGTTGCCAAGACTGGCAAATCGGGAATAGAAACAGTAATGACTGTACTTCACGCCGGCGGTAAATTTGGCGGTGGTGGCTACAAGGTTTCTGGAGGATTGCACGGTGTAGGTATTTCTGTTGTTAACGCGCTGTCCGAGTGGGTAGAAGTGACAGTTTGGCTCGACCAAAAAGAACATTTACAGCGCTACGAAAGAGGCAATCCAGTGACCGAACTTAAGGTCAAGCCCAACAAAGGCACTCGCACCGGCACTTCAGTTTCTTTCTTGCCAGATACTCAAATATTTACCACTGGCATTGAATTTGATTACACTACACTCGCCGGGCGCTTGCGAGAATTGGGTTACTTGAATGCGGGCGTGAGAATTACGTTTAGCGACCACCGTTTGGCATTGCTCAAAAGTAGCGAACCTCACATCGAAACATACTGTTATGAGGGCGGAATCAAGGAATATATCGCCTACATGAACCGCGAAAAACAGCCGTTGCACGACGAAGTGATCTACGTGCAAGGAGAACGCAACAACGTGCAAATAGAAGTGGCTTTGCAGTGGTGCGTCGATGCTTTTAGCGACAACGTTCTAGGTTTTGCTAACAACATTCGGACGATCGACGGTGGCACGCACTTAGAAGGTTTGAAGGCAGTTTTGACGCGGACGATGAATTCGATCGCCCGCAAGCGCAACAAAATCAAAGAAAACGAGCCCAACCTCGCCGGCGAAAACGTTCGCGAAGGTTTGACAGCAGTGATTTCGGTCAAAGTCCCAGACCCGGAATTTGAAGGTCAAACTAAAACCAAGCTAGGAAATACAGAAGTTCGGGGAATAGTCGATTCCTTGGTGGGCGAAGTATTGACAGAATATTTAGAGTTTCGCCCCCAAGTAGCTGACGCTATTTTGGAAAAAGCAATTCAGGCATTTAAGGCCGCTGAAGCCGCCCGCCGAGCCCGCGATTTAGTGCGCCGAAAATCCGTCTTAGAATCGTCTCCTTTGCCTGGAAAATTAGCGGACTGTAGTTCCAGAGACCCCGCCCTGTCTGAGATCTACCTGGTGGAGGGGGATTCTGCAGGCGGATCTGCCAAACAAGGGCGCGATCGCCAATTCCAAGCAATCCTCCCTTTACGGGGTAAAATCCTCAACATTGAGAAAACCGACGACGCCAAAATCTACAAAAATAACGAAATTCAATCGTTAATTACAGCCCTGGGTTTGGGTATCAAAGGCGAAGAATTCGATCCGGCGCAATTGCGGTATCACCACATCGTAATTATGACTGACGCTGACGTTGATGGTGCTCACATCCGCACCCTGTTGTTGACTTTCTTCTACCGCTATCAGCGCGCACTTGTAGAACAAGGTTACATCTATATTGCTTGTCCTCCTCTCTATAAAGTGGAACGGGGACGCAATCATTACTACTGTTACAGCGATCGCGAAATGAACAATCTCGTCCGCAATGAATTTCCGGCGAATGCTAACTACACCGTCCAGCGGTTCAAAGGTTTGGGCGAAATGATGCCGACACAGTTGTGGGATACGACGATGAACCCAGAAACTCGGACGCTGAAACGGGTGGAGATTGAAGACGCTGCTGAGGCCGATCGCATCTTTACGATCTTAATGGGCGATCGAGTCGCCCCCCGCCGCGAATTCATCGAAACCTACGGCCCCAAACTCAACCTCCTCGACTTGGACATCTAA
- a CDS encoding NADPH:quinone reductase, whose protein sequence is MKAAYYEQIGDAKDVLKIGEMDVAELGASEVLIKVRASGINPSDVKQRSGWGGLTMRHQRVIPHNDGAGIIESVGESVPPSRIGERVWIYEATLPRRFGTAAEYAVVPSEQAVFLPDNTEFVEGACLGVPAMTAHNCVFKDGAVTGKTILVAGGAGAVGNYAIQLAKWGGANVISTVSSAEKAEIAKTAGADYTVNYKTENVAARIKEITKGEGVDRVIEVDFASNLETNLKVLKRNGAIATYASDSDITPQIPFYSLAYKNLTVHYVLVYVMDKAAHQQAAADITTCLKAGVFRHVIAQSFGLEEIVKAHEMQESGRAIGNLVLVIN, encoded by the coding sequence GTGAAAGCTGCTTACTACGAACAAATCGGCGACGCCAAAGATGTCCTCAAAATTGGCGAAATGGATGTTGCCGAATTGGGGGCCAGTGAAGTGCTGATTAAAGTACGCGCATCCGGCATTAACCCCTCCGATGTCAAGCAGCGCAGCGGTTGGGGCGGACTCACAATGCGACACCAGCGAGTCATTCCCCACAACGACGGTGCAGGAATAATTGAATCAGTAGGAGAAAGCGTGCCGCCGTCACGAATTGGCGAACGTGTTTGGATTTATGAAGCTACATTGCCCCGCCGGTTTGGTACGGCGGCGGAATATGCGGTTGTACCCAGCGAACAAGCGGTTTTTCTGCCAGATAATACAGAATTTGTAGAAGGTGCTTGTTTGGGAGTACCCGCAATGACAGCTCACAATTGCGTTTTTAAAGATGGTGCTGTTACGGGGAAAACAATATTAGTTGCGGGCGGCGCGGGTGCTGTTGGAAATTATGCAATTCAATTAGCAAAATGGGGCGGCGCAAATGTTATTTCAACTGTAAGTTCGGCTGAAAAAGCCGAAATTGCCAAAACGGCGGGGGCAGATTATACTGTTAATTATAAAACAGAAAATGTGGCGGCGCGCATCAAAGAAATTACTAAAGGGGAAGGAGTCGATCGCGTAATTGAAGTTGATTTTGCTAGCAATCTCGAAACCAACTTAAAAGTCCTCAAACGCAACGGTGCGATCGCTACTTACGCTTCTGATTCCGATATAACGCCTCAAATTCCTTTTTACTCATTAGCTTACAAAAATTTAACCGTTCATTACGTGCTAGTTTATGTGATGGACAAAGCAGCCCATCAACAAGCCGCCGCAGATATTACAACTTGTTTAAAAGCAGGAGTTTTCCGCCACGTTATCGCTCAAAGCTTTGGTTTGGAGGAGATTGTCAAAGCGCACGAAATGCAGGAAAGCGGAAGGGCGATCGGGAATTTGGTTTTAGTTATCAATTAG
- the miaA gene encoding tRNA (adenosine(37)-N6)-dimethylallyltransferase MiaA codes for MPRLITICGATATGKSGLAVAVASRLQSSILSADSRQVYREFDIGTAKPTAVDRTCVPHHLIDICDPTETLTLADYQQQAQNLIAAVDFPVSLPLLLVGGTGLYIKSIVRGLKIPRVAPMPELRSQLAELGQSQCYAMLQQVDRSAAEKIHLNDPVRTLRALEVFYATGRPISEQQGENPPNYPILQIGLDCEMDVLVDRIEQRTEQMLERGWIAEVEYLCNKYGCDLPLLNTLGYQEIKQYLAGDIKLEEAKELTILHTRQFAKRQRTWFRAYPEIEWFDVSAPDLLERVWQRVQEFVK; via the coding sequence ATGCCTAGATTAATTACGATTTGCGGGGCGACGGCGACGGGGAAGTCTGGACTGGCTGTGGCTGTGGCTTCGCGACTGCAATCCTCGATCCTGAGTGCGGACTCCCGTCAAGTGTACCGCGAATTTGACATCGGAACCGCAAAACCGACGGCGGTCGATCGCACTTGTGTACCGCATCACTTAATTGACATCTGCGATCCGACAGAAACTCTGACACTAGCAGATTACCAGCAACAAGCTCAAAATTTAATTGCTGCTGTCGATTTTCCTGTTTCTCTCCCCCTGTTGTTGGTGGGAGGGACGGGCTTATATATTAAGTCGATCGTGCGCGGTTTGAAAATTCCGAGGGTAGCGCCGATGCCCGAATTGCGATCGCAACTTGCAGAACTCGGACAATCTCAATGTTACGCGATGTTGCAGCAGGTCGATCGCTCTGCCGCCGAGAAAATTCACCTCAATGACCCAGTAAGAACTTTAAGAGCACTGGAAGTATTTTATGCGACCGGTCGCCCTATTTCCGAACAGCAGGGCGAAAATCCTCCCAATTATCCTATTTTACAAATTGGGTTGGATTGCGAAATGGATGTTTTGGTCGATCGTATCGAACAGCGCACCGAACAAATGCTAGAACGCGGCTGGATCGCTGAAGTAGAATATTTGTGTAACAAATACGGCTGCGACTTGCCACTGTTGAACACGCTGGGCTATCAGGAAATCAAACAATATTTGGCGGGCGACATTAAGCTTGAAGAAGCTAAAGAATTAACAATTTTGCACACGAGACAATTTGCGAAGAGACAGCGGACTTGGTTTCGAGCTTATCCTGAAATTGAATGGTTTGATGTTAGCGCACCAGATTTGCTAGAAAGAGTTTGGCAGAGAGTGCAGGAATTTGTCAAGTGA
- a CDS encoding tetratricopeptide repeat protein translates to MTANSELAEQYLSAGDRLQKSGKLEEAIAQYQKLLAIKTDEAVALNKIAEIYYTQQKYVEAIASCYQALRQQPNFAAAYKTLGNILQAQGKIDAAIRAYSKAIEFDPNLVEAYVNLGSMFYKQGLLDDAITYYQKSIALQPDLAVAYWNLGKTLEEQGRINEGLFYQKKALNLQPELEARSNSVKNNTY, encoded by the coding sequence ATGACCGCAAATTCCGAGTTAGCAGAGCAGTATTTGTCAGCGGGCGATCGCCTTCAGAAATCAGGAAAGCTTGAGGAGGCGATCGCTCAATATCAAAAATTACTAGCCATAAAAACCGATGAGGCTGTTGCACTCAACAAGATAGCTGAAATTTATTATACGCAACAGAAATATGTAGAGGCGATCGCCTCCTGTTACCAAGCACTTCGCCAGCAACCCAATTTCGCCGCCGCCTACAAAACTCTAGGCAATATCCTGCAAGCCCAAGGCAAAATAGACGCGGCAATTCGCGCCTACTCCAAGGCGATCGAATTCGACCCTAATTTGGTCGAAGCCTATGTTAATTTGGGCAGTATGTTTTACAAACAAGGCCTGCTCGATGACGCCATAACCTACTATCAAAAATCTATTGCTCTTCAACCAGATTTAGCAGTCGCTTATTGGAATTTAGGCAAAACTTTAGAAGAGCAAGGTCGAATCAATGAAGGTTTATTTTATCAAAAAAAAGCTCTCAATTTACAGCCGGAGCTAGAAGCGAGAAGCAATTCAGTAAAAAATAACACTTACTGA
- a CDS encoding Uma2 family endonuclease, producing the protein MVTTTSTPVEQQTTPENRVILKGVSWSTFKALLADVGDDRAWRIAYDGGVLEIRMPLEEHEEPKRLIESFVEAIVDELEIELRSLGSLTLEREDLTRAVEPDSCFYIQNESLVRGRNINLPNDPPPDLAIESDYTNSSVNKDSIYAALGVPELWRYRRESLQVYHLVDGKYEMCDRSLAFPFLPVAEIPGFIEQSRTIGQRAAVRLFRQRIKEILPSPS; encoded by the coding sequence ATGGTAACAACAACATCAACTCCCGTAGAGCAGCAAACTACCCCAGAAAACCGAGTTATTTTAAAAGGTGTCAGTTGGTCAACTTTTAAGGCTTTGCTGGCAGATGTTGGGGACGATAGAGCTTGGAGAATTGCTTACGATGGAGGAGTATTAGAAATCAGGATGCCACTGGAAGAACACGAAGAACCCAAACGACTGATAGAAAGCTTTGTGGAAGCCATTGTAGATGAGCTGGAAATTGAACTTAGGAGTCTGGGTTCGCTGACTCTTGAACGAGAAGATTTAACTCGTGCTGTAGAACCTGATTCCTGTTTCTACATTCAAAATGAATCTTTAGTTAGAGGCAGAAATATCAATTTGCCAAATGACCCGCCTCCTGATTTAGCAATAGAGTCAGATTACACGAATTCTTCAGTTAATAAAGATTCCATATATGCTGCTCTTGGTGTTCCCGAACTGTGGAGGTATCGCCGGGAATCTCTGCAAGTTTATCACCTTGTAGATGGGAAATATGAAATGTGCGATCGCAGTTTAGCATTTCCGTTTTTACCCGTTGCCGAAATTCCCGGTTTCATCGAACAAAGCAGAACAATCGGACAGCGTGCTGCTGTGCGTTTGTTTCGGCAAAGAATTAAAGAAATTTTGCCCAGTCCAAGTTAA
- a CDS encoding SDR family oxidoreductase, translating to MPSLAGKVAIVTGASRGIGRAIALRLSQEGASVVVNYARGAEQAKDVVSAIEAAGGKALAVQADVSKTAEIRDLFDRTIETYSQIDILVNNAGVILYKPVAEVTEAEFDNLFAINVKGTFFACQEAAKRMADGGRIVNFSSSTTAMLLPTYGAYVATKGAVEQLTRSLAKELGDRQITVNLISPGPTDTELFTVGKTAEQIQRFTQITALGRLGKAEDIADVTAFLCSEQARWITGQNIRVNGGIA from the coding sequence ATGCCATCACTAGCAGGAAAAGTGGCAATTGTGACGGGTGCATCGCGGGGAATTGGACGCGCGATCGCCCTCCGATTATCCCAAGAAGGGGCATCGGTTGTCGTCAACTACGCCAGAGGCGCAGAGCAGGCTAAAGATGTTGTGTCAGCGATTGAAGCAGCAGGCGGCAAAGCATTAGCCGTCCAAGCCGATGTCAGCAAAACCGCAGAAATTCGCGATTTGTTCGATCGCACTATCGAAACCTATTCACAAATCGATATTTTAGTCAATAATGCCGGAGTAATTCTTTACAAACCTGTAGCGGAAGTTACCGAAGCAGAGTTTGATAATCTTTTTGCCATTAACGTCAAAGGCACGTTTTTTGCTTGTCAAGAAGCTGCTAAACGCATGGCAGACGGAGGAAGAATTGTCAATTTTTCCAGTTCGACAACGGCGATGCTACTGCCAACTTACGGGGCTTATGTGGCGACAAAAGGCGCGGTGGAACAGCTAACTCGATCGCTGGCTAAGGAATTGGGCGATCGCCAAATTACAGTCAATTTAATTTCTCCTGGCCCAACAGATACAGAACTCTTCACTGTCGGCAAAACCGCCGAACAAATACAAAGATTTACCCAAATTACTGCTTTGGGAAGACTCGGAAAAGCTGAAGATATTGCCGATGTGACGGCTTTTTTGTGCAGCGAACAAGCCCGATGGATTACCGGACAAAATATCCGCGTTAACGGCGGAATTGCCTAA
- a CDS encoding protein kinase domain-containing protein has translation MSYCTNPNCQNPQNLDRATVCKSCESNLLLKGRYRVFHTLGQSLACRTFLAVDEDQPSQPRCVIQQFCGPAAAADGQNQQNRTFRGSASVLDELGKHPQIPKLLASFEVEGCQYLVQEYIEGRNLADRLSEKGVVKEIQIWYLLSELLPVLQFVHEHQLIHGDIKPSNIIHRKTPQASPALAGKEDIHPLPQESASGLVLVDFGSAIPANSGPLKTETVTGSAEYAAPEQIKGQAIKSSDIYSLGVTCIHLLTGMSPFDLFDIKAESWTWRHYLKVPVSARLGRILDKMVQREPSKRYRSVEAILTDMKYGPAPVEVILSKPKWTVAVWAASTVALLSAVLGVRLPSPAPQAFTSSEPVSSIPDIRFNPPPMQDFRGEASQSRPAVRTLADRDKNPVWAVAVAPNGRVIVSGNNDGTIRLLHKRHGKVLKVLAGHLGPVWSVAVSPDGRTIASGGADGTIKLWNFYSGRLIQTLDGHTDGVFSVVFSPDSQTLASVGKDKTLKLWQVEGGAELETLKGVFGEVQSVAFSPDRETLALGSSDGKINLWNWQTGELKQTLWGHSEAVWSLAISPDGQTLASGSWDKTVKLWDISANNQSQQPNGSLLRTLIGHSDKVKSLAFSPDGDKLASADLSGTIKLWRMSSGEMAGTLKGHSTWVELAFNPQDKTLISGSFDDTIKVWRLSP, from the coding sequence ATGAGTTACTGCACCAATCCCAATTGCCAGAATCCCCAAAATCTCGATCGCGCGACAGTCTGCAAAAGTTGCGAGTCGAATTTGCTGCTAAAAGGTCGCTACCGAGTCTTTCACACCCTCGGTCAAAGTCTCGCTTGCCGCACCTTCTTAGCAGTCGATGAAGACCAACCTTCGCAGCCCCGCTGCGTCATTCAACAGTTCTGCGGGCCCGCAGCAGCAGCCGACGGTCAAAACCAGCAAAACCGGACATTTCGCGGCTCGGCCTCAGTTCTCGACGAGTTGGGGAAACATCCGCAAATACCGAAACTGCTGGCATCTTTTGAAGTCGAAGGCTGCCAGTATTTAGTGCAAGAATACATCGAAGGCCGCAATTTGGCCGATCGGCTTTCAGAAAAAGGTGTTGTTAAAGAAATTCAAATTTGGTATCTGCTGAGCGAATTGTTGCCAGTCCTGCAATTTGTTCACGAACATCAACTGATTCACGGAGATATCAAACCGTCCAATATTATTCACCGCAAAACTCCCCAAGCATCCCCAGCTTTGGCAGGGAAAGAGGATATACATCCCCTGCCCCAGGAAAGTGCCTCTGGGCTAGTTTTAGTCGATTTCGGTTCGGCAATTCCGGCAAACAGCGGGCCGCTGAAAACAGAAACAGTGACAGGTTCTGCCGAATACGCGGCCCCGGAACAAATTAAAGGTCAAGCGATTAAGAGCAGCGACATCTACAGTTTGGGGGTCACTTGCATTCACTTGTTAACGGGAATGTCGCCCTTTGATTTGTTTGACATCAAAGCCGAAAGTTGGACTTGGAGACACTATTTGAAAGTACCGGTTTCGGCGCGACTCGGCCGCATTCTGGATAAAATGGTGCAGCGAGAACCGTCAAAACGCTATCGTTCAGTCGAGGCAATTCTCACAGACATGAAATACGGCCCGGCACCGGTAGAAGTGATTCTCAGCAAACCCAAGTGGACTGTGGCCGTGTGGGCAGCAAGTACGGTTGCCCTGCTGTCTGCAGTGCTGGGTGTTCGCTTGCCATCTCCTGCACCGCAGGCTTTCACTTCTTCTGAGCCTGTTTCTAGCATTCCCGATATTCGGTTCAATCCGCCCCCGATGCAGGATTTCAGGGGTGAGGCATCGCAGTCCCGGCCCGCAGTGCGGACTCTGGCGGATCGAGACAAAAACCCGGTTTGGGCGGTTGCAGTCGCTCCCAACGGCCGCGTGATAGTCAGCGGGAACAACGACGGCACAATTCGCCTGCTGCACAAGCGTCACGGCAAGGTTCTCAAGGTTTTAGCAGGACATTTGGGGCCTGTGTGGTCGGTGGCCGTCAGTCCCGACGGCAGGACGATCGCCAGCGGCGGCGCTGACGGTACGATTAAATTGTGGAATTTCTATTCGGGCAGGTTAATTCAGACTTTGGACGGACACACAGACGGCGTGTTCTCGGTGGTTTTCAGTCCCGACAGCCAAACCCTGGCGAGTGTCGGTAAGGACAAAACTTTGAAGTTGTGGCAAGTCGAAGGCGGGGCCGAGTTGGAAACTCTCAAGGGGGTTTTTGGCGAGGTGCAGTCGGTGGCTTTCAGTCCCGATCGAGAAACTTTGGCGCTCGGCAGCAGCGACGGCAAGATCAACCTGTGGAACTGGCAGACTGGGGAATTGAAACAAACTCTTTGGGGTCATTCCGAGGCGGTTTGGTCTCTGGCCATCAGCCCGGACGGTCAAACTCTCGCCAGCGGCAGTTGGGACAAGACGGTGAAGTTGTGGGATATCAGCGCAAATAATCAGTCCCAGCAGCCCAACGGTTCTCTGCTGCGGACTTTGATCGGCCATTCCGACAAGGTTAAGTCCTTGGCTTTCAGTCCCGACGGAGACAAACTCGCCAGCGCCGATTTGAGCGGGACTATCAAGCTGTGGCGCATGAGTTCCGGCGAAATGGCGGGCACGCTGAAGGGTCATTCTACTTGGGTGGAATTGGCTTTTAATCCTCAAGACAAAACTCTGATCAGCGGCAGTTTTGACGACACGATTAAGGTGTGGCGGCTGTCTCCTTGA
- a CDS encoding Uma2 family endonuclease: MVTTTSTPVEQQTTPENRVILKGVSWSTFKALLADVGDDRAWRIAYDGGVLEIRMPHLEHEVPKGLIESFIEATADELEIEVMKAGSLTLEREDLTRAVEPDTCFYIQNEASVRGKRDINLPEDLPPDLAIESDHTNSSVNKDSIYAALGVPELWRYRRESLQVYHLVDEKYEMCDRSLAFPFLPVAEIPGFIEQSRTIGQRAAVRLLRQRIREMLPSQS; this comes from the coding sequence ATGGTAACAACAACATCAACTCCCGTAGAGCAGCAAACTACCCCAGAAAACAGAGTTATTTTAAAAGGTGTCAGTTGGTCAACTTTTAAAGCATTGCTGGCAGATGTTGGGGACGATAGAGCTTGGAGAATTGCTTACGATGGAGGAGTATTAGAAATCAGGATGCCGCATCTAGAACATGAAGTTCCGAAAGGACTGATAGAAAGCTTTATTGAAGCGACAGCAGACGAGCTAGAAATCGAAGTGATGAAAGCTGGTTCTCTGACTCTCGAACGGGAAGATTTAACTCGTGCTGTCGAACCTGATACTTGTTTCTACATTCAAAATGAAGCCAGCGTCAGAGGTAAAAGAGATATAAACCTCCCAGAGGATTTGCCGCCCGATTTAGCAATAGAGTCGGATCACACGAATTCTTCAGTTAATAAAGATTCCATATATGCTGCTCTTGGTGTTCCCGAACTTTGGAGGTATCGGCGGGAATCCCTGCAAGTTTATCACCTTGTAGATGAAAAATATGAAATGTGCGATCGCAGTTTAGCATTTCCGTTTTTACCCGTTGCCGAAATTCCCGGTTTCATCGAACAAAGCAGAACAATCGGACAGCGTGCTGCTGTGCGTTTGTTGCGGCAAAGAATTAGAGAAATGTTACCGAGTCAAAGTTAA
- the msrP gene encoding protein-methionine-sulfoxide reductase catalytic subunit MsrP, protein MPLIRVPKPWEILDSQITPETAFLNRRRFMTNLIGAGVTASLLPLTGCQSNASSKTALEQSSTQAYAGLSRNPAFAKVDRAITDEALATKYNNFYEYGGTKSIWQAAQALPTENWKVEVSGLVKNPRTYDIDDLYKKFPIEERVYRFRCVEAWAMVVPWVGFPMKLLMADVEPKSNAKFVRFTSFYDPKITKGASLFSQFYPWPYTEGLRIEEMANDLAFFATGLYGRKLPKQNGAPLRQVIPWKYGFKGAKSIVKIEFVEQQPATFWNTIGPSEYAFEANVEPDKPHPRWSQASERIVGPGNSWSWETRPTLPYNGYGEYVASLYS, encoded by the coding sequence ATGCCCTTAATTCGCGTCCCCAAACCTTGGGAAATTCTCGACTCCCAAATTACCCCAGAAACAGCCTTTCTCAACCGCCGCCGCTTCATGACCAATTTAATTGGCGCCGGCGTGACTGCTTCGCTGCTACCGCTGACAGGCTGCCAAAGCAATGCTAGCTCAAAAACTGCCCTGGAGCAAAGCTCAACCCAAGCATATGCGGGATTGAGCCGGAATCCTGCCTTTGCGAAAGTCGATCGAGCGATTACCGACGAAGCCTTAGCTACAAAATACAACAATTTTTACGAATACGGCGGCACAAAATCTATTTGGCAAGCCGCTCAAGCTTTGCCCACAGAAAACTGGAAAGTAGAAGTAAGCGGTTTAGTAAAAAATCCCCGCACTTATGATATTGACGACCTCTACAAAAAATTTCCTATCGAAGAACGAGTTTATCGATTTCGCTGTGTAGAAGCGTGGGCGATGGTAGTTCCTTGGGTCGGATTTCCCATGAAATTGCTGATGGCCGATGTCGAACCTAAATCAAACGCTAAATTCGTTCGCTTTACCTCATTTTACGACCCAAAAATTACCAAAGGTGCCAGTTTATTTTCGCAATTTTATCCTTGGCCTTATACCGAAGGTCTGCGAATTGAAGAAATGGCCAACGATTTAGCATTTTTTGCCACAGGCTTGTACGGCAGAAAACTACCTAAGCAAAATGGCGCGCCGCTGCGGCAAGTAATTCCTTGGAAGTACGGTTTTAAAGGTGCAAAATCGATCGTAAAAATTGAATTTGTCGAACAACAGCCCGCCACTTTTTGGAATACAATCGGCCCCAGCGAATACGCCTTTGAAGCAAATGTCGAACCCGACAAACCGCACCCCAGATGGTCCCAGGCCAGCGAACGCATAGTCGGCCCCGGTAACAGTTGGTCGTGGGAAACTCGCCCAACTTTGCCCTATAACGGTTACGGCGAATATGTGGCGAGTTTGTACAGTTAA